A region from the Pelobates fuscus isolate aPelFus1 chromosome 3, aPelFus1.pri, whole genome shotgun sequence genome encodes:
- the LOC134603317 gene encoding regenerating islet-derived protein 4-like — MQSFSSFCVVLLGCTILGVQQSEAAPRSSCPPGWFFYKANCYGYFRFRLTWSEAEFECASYGHGAHLASVMDESEASIIASHVSAYSPNVDVWIGLHDPEQNRRWKWNDGSMYNFRAWQNGEPNNQGNVEYCVELLIGSKFLKWNDAPCKIENHFVCKYKP, encoded by the exons ATGCAGAGTTTTTCTTCCTTCTGTGTTGTCCTGCTGGGCTGTACGATCCTCGGAGTGCAGCAATCAGAAG CTGCCCCTCGCTCGTCTTGTCCCCCGGGATGGTTTTTCTACAAAGCAAACTGTTATGGATATTTTCGATTCCGACTGACCTGGTCTGAAGCTGAG TTTGAGTGTGCTAGTTATGGACATGGTGCCCATTTGGCCTCAGTTATGGATGAGTCAGAGGCTTCAATCATCGCAAGTCATGTTTCTGCTTATTCACCCAATGTAGATGTTTGGATCGGACTCCATGATCCTGAGCAG aaCCGGCGTTGGAAGTGGAATGATGGCTCTATGTACAACTTTAGGGCTTGGCAAAACGGAGAACCCAATAACCAAGGGAACGTGGAGTATTGTGTAGAGTTGCTTATAGGATCCA AGTTTCTAAAGTGGAATGATGCTCCATGCAAGATAGAAAACCACTTTGTGTGCAAATACAAACCGTAA